In Thermofilaceae archaeon, the genomic stretch ATCCGCGGCGTGGAGCCGGAGGATTGGAGGGGCCTTTACGTGAGGGTGGGGAGGAGGTGGATCGATGGGGGCTTGAGCAGCCCCCCGAGCCTCGAGGGGTTGAGGTACGTTGAAGGGCTTAAGGTGATGAGGCACGCTAGAGAGTACCTGCAAGTTGGGCTCCACGGGCCCATCGCGGCCCAACAGCCGCACTTCTGGCTTGCGCTGGCCAGGGGCTGCCTCTTCGACTGCATCTACTGCGGGGGTTCGAGGGAGGGCTACAAGCTAGCGATGGGGAGGTGGGGGTTGGCCTCGAGGAGCCCTGCGCTCGTCGCGAGCGAGCTGGAGGAGCTGGCTTCGATGGGGGTTAGGATCGCTCGACTGACCCACGACCCCCAAATCCTGGGCGAGCGGTGGTGGAAGGCGTTTCACAGGGAGGTTCGTGAGAGGGGGTTGGACCTGAAGGTGTACTGGGAGAGCTTCAGGTTGCCCTCGAAACCCCTCCTCGAGGAGGCCTCAAGGACTTTCGCGGCCCTCGACGTCGCAGTATCGCCGGAAACCGCAAGCGAGGAGGTGCGCTTCAGAGCTAAGAGGTACTTCACGAACGCGGCGCTCGAGAAGGCTCTAGCAGCGGCCGAAAAGGTGGGAGCACTCGTGGAGGTTTTCTTCCTCCTAGGTCTACCCGGTGAAACCGAGAGGAGCGCGCTGGACATCCCGAGATTCGCAGCCAAGCTGCTCGAGGGCAAGCGGTGCACCGCAATCTACCCGTTGATCCCCTACACCATCGACCCCAACTCCCCGATGGCTCTGCACCCCGACGAGTACGGGGTGAAGGTTCTCTTCAAGAGGTTGAGCGACTACGCGAGAGCCGCTAGGGGCACGAGGGC encodes the following:
- a CDS encoding cobalamin-dependent protein (Presence of a B(12) (cobalamin)-binding domain implies dependence on cobalamin itself, in one of its several forms, or in some unusual lineages, dependence on a cobalamin-like analog.): MARDTVIIHPPSTLTPGANPFAIAPVGVFSLAARALAEGFDVEIVNIPLESALTGKRYADVIKGLEAEVYAVSLHWFVHADGALSTVRLLKTLNPSAKVVVGGMTATLFAREVAASGVDAVVLGEGEEALLKYLKYAIRGVEPEDWRGLYVRVGRRWIDGGLSSPPSLEGLRYVEGLKVMRHAREYLQVGLHGPIAAQQPHFWLALARGCLFDCIYCGGSREGYKLAMGRWGLASRSPALVASELEELASMGVRIARLTHDPQILGERWWKAFHREVRERGLDLKVYWESFRLPSKPLLEEASRTFAALDVAVSPETASEEVRFRAKRYFTNAALEKALAAAEKVGALVEVFFLLGLPGETERSALDIPRFAAKLLEGKRCTAIYPLIPYTIDPNSPMALHPDEYGVKVLFKRLSDYARAARGTRAVDFIGHETRELSRRKLGELIERVNAELAAIQRSEALELKVEFEEKP